Genomic window (Toxotes jaculatrix isolate fToxJac2 chromosome 10, fToxJac2.pri, whole genome shotgun sequence):
CAGTTGAAAAATTAGCTTCGTTTGTGTGTCTTCGTTTATCAGTTTTGTGGTTTTTTTCCCTTCGTTTAATTATGTCTAGctgcattgtttaaaaaaaaaaaaaaaaagaaaaagaaaatacacgAGCTGTCGCGTTCAGCACCATGGATAGCACCACCTGTTTGGCTCATTCATAAGGATTCTGCTTCTGCAAATCTCTGACCTGTTCCACAGTGGAATGCACAATATGTACATGACAAAGTGTGCATCATGCAGATGAAGTTCATATGTATCAGTGCTTATTTTTCTGAAGTAACTTTCACACTATGCCGTTTTCTACAGTGTTCAAGGCTAACGTTTTATATTCGCTTGatatccgttttttttttaatgatggaGAGAGCATGGTTCAGATTGAGCTACTAAGAGGTGTTACTAACTTGGTTTTCTCCATTAATGACTACAAATATTAGCGCTGACTAATACCAAGTGACATTCATTACAGTCTGGTGTATTGTAGGCATATTGTACATAAGTtagatttcagtatttttttttctttttttttgtcttgaactTAGAATCGGTCGTTTTTACTCCACAGTGTTTTGTATTGTCCACCGAATTAGCCATACATGTTTACCGTCTACTTTTATTTACAAACGGTATCTTGAAACTAAATCTCATCATACATTAGAGCCTTAGTACTGTGGTCGAGACCTTACTTGAATTCCACCATTTGGACTCTAAGGGACGCTGTTggtcagtaaaatgttttctgtgttttgtcgTCATTCAGTCCATCCCCTGACTGAGTATACAGTGAatcagcctctctgtgttttgtcaaGGTTTGAGGCGAACACAGTCTGATCTACTTGCACGTTAAAGACTTGTTTAGATGCAATCAGGAAAACGGACATATCAGAACGAGCGATATCATCTTATCTGTCGGAGTAAAACCATTCTTTCGGATTCTTTGTTACCGTGATGGCAACGCGAAGATTTCCCACCTACACATCCTTAAAATGGCGATTGTTTCACGGACTGCGACGGCAAATAgcactgcttgtgtttctgcttcatGTGGTTGACATGGTAGGTGGTCAGATTCGTTATTCTATaccagaggagatgaagaaaggCTCGGTCATAGGTAATGTGGCGCAGGACCTTGGCTTGGATCTGAAAAGGCTCCGTTCTGGGCGGGCCCGCATCGTGACCGGAGAAAACGTTCACTACACCGAGCTGAAGACAGACAAAGGGATCCTAGTCGTGAATGAGAGAATAGACCGAGAGGAGCTTTGCGGAGACGTAACGCCGTGTAGCTTCAGCTTCGAGGTTATTTTAGAGAATCCAATGGAACTGCACAGAATAACTGTTGAGGTTTTGGATATAAACGATCACGCTCCCGTTTTCCCAAACAAAGATAAACCGATCAGTTTTGAAATAAGTGAATCAGCTGTAGTGGGAGTTCAGTTTCCACTGCAGAGTGCAGAGGATCTTGATGTGGGGCAGAACGCGCTGCAAGATTATGTTTTGTCTCTAAACgacaattttattttgaagcaaCATGCGAATCCAGACGGAAGTAAATACGTTGAAATGGTGCTCCAGAAGCCTTTAGACAGAGAACAACGTCCACATTTGTCTTTAAAACTAATCGCAGTTGACGGAGGAACACCACAGAGATCTGGTACAGTGACTATAGAAGTCACTGTGTTAGATGCCAACGACAACGCTCCAGTGTTTAATCAGTCAGTGTATAAAACATCTGTCATGGAAAACACAGTGAGAGGCACAAACGTTATTACTGTAAATGCCACAGACGCAGACAGTGGTTCATATGGACtcattatttacagtttgtCTAAAATGAAAGGAAGCGCAGCAGATATATTCAGTATTGATGAAAACACCGGGACGATTTCTGTGTCCGGTCAAATAGAttatgaaaaagacagaaaatatgagGTGAGGGTTGAGGCAAGGGATCATGGTGGTCTCACCGGGACCAGTAAAGTAATATTTGATGTTATTGATGTGAACGACAATGCTCCAGTTATAAATATTATGTCGTTTTCTAGCCCAGTATCCGAGGACGCACGTCCTGGTACAACGATTGCTATTTTGAATATAAAAGATGCTGATTCTGAGAAAAATGGGCTAATAAAATGTTCTATAGATGGAAAACTTCCCTTTAAAATCGAGTCATCTCTAACAAACTATTACAATTTAGTGTCCGATCAACATTTTGATCGAGAATCCATCTCTGAATATAACATAACGATAACAGCGACAGATTTTGGCTCTCCTCCACTTTCTAGCTCCACAAGATTACATCTGAAAATCAGCGATGTGAACGACAACGCACCATTATTTGATAAAAGCAGCTATTCTGCTTATATCACAGAGAATAACTCACCTGGATTTTCAATATTTGCTGTGAGCGCGAGGGACTCTGATTGGAATCAGAATGCCAGAATCTCGTATCTTTTAGAGGACACGCAGGTCAGTGGTAGTCCAGTTTCTACTTATGTGTCTTTAAACTCTGAAACTGGAGTTCTTAGTGCGGTTCACTCCTTTGATTATGAGCAAATTAAAGAGCTTCAGCTTGTGGTCAAAGCTCAGGATGGaggctctcctccactcagtagcaatgtgacagtgaaaatactgaTCCAGGACCAGAACGACAACCCTCCTCAGGTTCTGTACCCAGTCCAGACTGGTGGCTCTGTGGTGGCTGAGATGGTGCCTCGTTCAGCAGATGTGGGCTATCTGGTGACTAAAGTGGTGGCTGTTGATGTGGACTCTGGACAGAATGCCTGGCTGTCCTATAAACTgcagaaagccacagacagggcgCTGTTTGAAGTGGGCTTACAGAATGGAGAAATCAGAACTATCCGCCAAGTCAGTGATAaagatgcagtcaaacagagactgactgttATAGTGGAGGACAACGGGCAGCCCTCTCGTTCAGCTACAGTCATTGTCAACGTGGCGGTGGCGGACAGCTTCCCTGAAGTGCTGTCGGAGTTCACTGACTTTCCACATGACAAGGAGTACAATGACAACCTGACTTTTTACTTAGTGCTGGCTCTGGCTgtagtttccttcctcttcatcacctgtttagttgttattatatcagtgaaaatctacagatggagacagtctcGCATCCTGTATCACTCCAATCTGCCTGTGATTCCATATTATCCACCACGTTACTCAGACACTTTGGGGACAGGGACTCTCCAACACGTGTACAATTACGAGGTGTGCAGGACGACTGACTCCAGAAAGAGTGACTGTAAGTTCGGCAGAGCTGGTAGTCAGAACGTGCTGATAATGGACCCCAGTTCTACAGGAACGATGCAGCGGATTCAGAGTGAGAAGAGCATCCTGGATGAACCAGACTCTCCTCTAGAGGTTAGTTTAAACTATTGTTTTACTGTTCCTCCCCTTGAGCTATCTCTTTGCTTAATTTCACTGATAAAAACAACTGTACCATATGCTGTtgttttcagcaccatggacagtgtCTCAATTTTTGCATCACTtgttaaaatgctttttcttttagaaTCGTCATTGATATAGCTTTGGAAATCATATGCTTCTTATTAAATCTCACACAAACTGTGATATAAGCACTGTATGTTGCGTAGGGGAGATGTATTTTGGGAAAGTAATGCTGCATGAAACAATGTTCATGTTTTACATGTCTGCTCCACGTGTCCTGCCAACGCTACTTCACCTATAGCAAGGAAGGATGCTTTaagatgaaaatgtcaaatCTGAGTAACAGTATCATACAGAACTGAAATCCCACACATACTTGCTATTCATATTTTTGAAGTAACTAACCTTCATGCGTTTGCACGTCATTTTATCAATGCATGTGTCTTAAAGCAGAATTGTTGCGTACTGATCTATTTTAGAGTAGGGTGCTTGAATTCCACATCAAACTTTATAAGCCCCTGTAAGTCATTCAGTCATGGGAGTGAGTTATCGCTTTAATCCAAGAACTCACTTGTATATTTttcatgaaaagaaaagttttgaatctgttgtttattttcgCTATAGAACTAGATGCAGTGTAGGCGAAGTGTTTGAGAAAGagatttaattttctgttattttttgaAAGATCGTTTTGTGCTTTACTTTAACAGATTTTTATAagacaaaatatgttttcatttacaaatACTATATAAAAAGACGCCCATTGTGATGTCAGCGTGAGATAGAGATGTGTtcaatttgtcttttttgtggTGGAGACTTCATTTGATTTCCACCATTTGGACTCTAAGGGACGCTGTTGGTTAGtaacatgttttctgtgttgtgtcGTCATTCAGTCCATCCCCTGACTGAGTATACAGTGAatcagcctctctgtgttttgtcgAGGTTTGAGGCGAACACGGTCTCACAGACTTGCATGTAAACGCGAAAGAGATTTTTAGATATAACCAAACCACGAATATCGGGACCTGATTTATCGTTATATTGATCGGATGTACATAACTTTACTGGATCTGGTTTTGAATCATGGCAACTCGAAGATTTCCCACCTACACATCCTTAAGATGGCGATTGTTTCATGGACTGCGACGGCAAATAGCACTGCTTATGTTTCTGCTTCATGTGGTTGACATGGTAGGTGGTCAGATTCGTTATTCTATACcggaggagatgaagaaaggCTCGGTCATAGGCAATGTGGCGCAGGACCTTGGCTTGGATCTGAAAAGGCTCCGTTCTGGGCGGGCCCGCATCGTGACCGGAGAAAACGTTCACTACACCGAGCTGAAGACAGACAAAGGGATCCTAGTCGTGAATGAGAGAATAGACCGAGAGGAGCTTTGCGGAGACGTAACGCCGTGTAGCTTCAGCTTCGAGGTGATTTTAGAAAACCCGATCGAACTGCACAGAATAACTGTTGAGGTTTTGGATATAAACGATCACGCTCCCGTTTTCCCAAACAAAGATAAACCGATCAGTTTTGAAATAAGTGAATCAGCTGTAGTGGGAGTTCAGTTTCCACTGCAGAGTGCAGAGGATCTTGATGTGGGGCAGAACGCGCTGCAAGATTATGTTTTGTCTCCAAACgacaattttattttgaagcaaCATGCAAATCCAGACGGAAGTAAATACGTTGAAATGGTGCTCCAGAAGCCTTTAGACAGAGAACAACGTCCACATTTGTCTTTAAAACTAATCGCAGTTGACGGAGGAACACCACAGAGATCTGGTACAGTGAATATAGAAGTCACTGTGTTAGATGCCAACGACAATATTCCGGTTTTTAATCAGTCAGTGTATAAAGCATCTGTCATGGAAAACACAGTGAGGGGCACAAACGTTATTACTGTAAATGCCACAGACGCAGACAGTGGTTCAAACGGACtcattatttacagtttgtCTAAAATGAAAGGAGGCGCAGCAGATATATTCAGTATTGATGAAAACACCGGGACGATTTCTGTGTCCGGTCAAATAGAttatgaaaaagacagaaaatatgagATGAGGGTCGAGGCAAAGGATCATGGCGGTTTGATTGGTACCAGCAAAGTAATATTTGATGTTATTGATGTGAACGACAATGCTCCGGTTATAAATATTATGTCGTTTTCTAACCCGGTATCCGAGGACGCGCGACCTGGTACGACGATTGCTGTTTTGAATGTAAAAGATGCAGATTCCGAGAAAAATGGGCAAATAAAATGTTCTATAGATGGAAAACTTCCCTTTAAAATCGAGTCATCTCTAACAAACTATTACAATTTAGTGTCCGATCAACATTTTGATCGAGAATCCATCTCTGAATATAACATAACAATAACAGCCACAGATTTTGGCTCTCCTCCACTTTCTAGCTCCGCAAAATTACATCTAAAAATCTCCGACGTGAACGACAACGCACCATTATTTGATAAAAGCAGCTATTCTGCTTATATCACAGAGAATAACTCACCTGGATTTTCAATATTTGCTGTGAGCGCGAGGGACTCTGATTGGAATCAGAATGCCAGAATCTCGTATCTTTTAGAGGACACGCAGGTCAGTGGTAGTCCAGTTTCTACTTATGTGTCTTTAAACTCTGAAACTGGAGTTCTTAGTGCGGTTCGCTCCTTTGATTATGAGCAAATTAAAGAGCTTCAGCTTGTGGTCAAAGCTCAGGATGGaggctctcctccactcagtagcaatgtgacagtgaaaatactgaTCCAGGACCAGAACGACAACCCTCCTCAGGTTCTGTACCCAGTCCAGACTGGTGGCTCTGTGGTGGCTGAGATGGTGCCTCGTTCAGCAGATGTGGGCTATCTGGTGACTAAAGTGGTGGCTGTTGATGTGGACTCTGGACAGAATGCCTGGCTGTCCTATAAACTgcagaaagccacagacagggcgCTGTTTGAAGTGGGCTTACAGAATGGAGAAATCAGAACTATCCGCCAAGTCAGTGATAaagatgcagtcaaacagagactgactgttATAGTGGAGGACAACGGGCAGCCCTCTCGTTCAGCTACAGTCATTGTCAACGTGGCGGTGGCGGACAGCTTCCCTGAAGTGCTGTCGGAGTTCACTGACTTTCCACACGACAAGGAGTACAATGACAACCTGACTTTTTACTTAGTGCTGGCTCTGGCTgtagtttccttcctcttcatcacctgtttagttgttattatatcagtcaaaatctacagatggagacagtctcGCATCCTGTATCACTCCAATCTGCCTGTGATTCCATATTATCCACCACGTTACTCAGACACTTTGGGGACAGGGACTCTCCAACACGTGTACAACTACGAGGTGTGCAGGACGACTGACTCCAGAAAGAGTGACTGTAAGTTCGGCAGAGCTGGTAGTCAGAACGTGCTGATAATGGATCCCAGTTCTACAGGGACGATGCAGCGGATTCAGAGTGAGAAGAGCATCCTGGATGAACCAGACTCTCCTCTAGAGGTGAGTTAGGATAATCGTTAAGTTCTTTTGTGACTTTATCTTCATCTCCCTTTAACTTTAATACTTACATTGACAATGGACATTTGAACACTGTGCTGTCCTTTTCGGCACCATGGACAGCATCGCAGTTTGGCTAATTTAATAAGCATCCTTCTTCTGCAACACATGTTGCAGATGTAGCTCAGGGTTTCAAACCACTCCATTCAatttatgttttgtctgttttgaatGTCCAACATATGATATTGTTTTTGACTCATAAGTGCACATGTGCTGCAGACCTTTCCTTAAAAAAATAGTCGGTACATATAATAGCCGCACGTGGTTCTTAAAGGATGGTAAACGTGTTGTTCAAGGTACGCAACTAACAGCAttgtgaaaatatatttttcacgCTTAATTAGTAGCAGTAGATGTAACTAGATCCTCTGTATATGTTTCCATTCCGAGGGCTACGACTGTAGTGCTTATTTCTGTCAGGGTGGTTGTCAGTATTCAGTTGCTATGGACATCGAATTTgcagtcattttctttccttgtgtTGATATGCAGTGACTGGACTCTAAGGGACGCTGTTGGtcaagtaaaaacaaatgtgaacagtgTTTTAGGCGGTGCCTTTcttgtttctgctctgtgttgggTGGATGTGCTTCAGACCGTCAGCGACGTTGCGAAGGGTGCAGATAGACTGGCTTTgatttaactgtttatttgtactttGAGATAAAGGAAGCTGGAAATACGGATGTTTTTATTATACACGACACGTGAATGCCTTTGTTGTTAGTCGCTGGGTTGAATAAGAGTAGTGTTTTGGACTGAATCCTTCCATATCACGTATTTGAAAACATGGATTTCGGAAAATATTCCTGCCGGAGTCTAAGATGGCGTTTGTGCTACAAACTGGTGTCGCAAAGcatgctgtttctcttttttctttgtcatgctGCCACTGGTCAAATACGTTATTCCGTCCCAGAAGAGATGAAGAGGGGGTCTCTTATTGGGAATGTCGCATTGGACCTTGGAATAGATTTGCAGAGGCTTCGTTCTGGTCGAGCCCGTATCGTGACCGGAGAGAACATCCAGTACACCGAGCTGAAGACAGACAAAGGGATTCTAGTCGTGAATGAGAGAATAGACCGAGAGCAGCT
Coding sequences:
- the LOC121188877 gene encoding protocadherin beta-16-like; amino-acid sequence: MVGGQIRYSIPEEMKKGSVIGNVAQDLGLDLKRLRSGRARIVTGENVHYTELKTDKGILVVNERIDREELCGDVTPCSFSFEVILENPMELHRITILIQDQNDNPPQVLYPVQTGGSVVAEMVPRSADVGYLVTKVVAVDVDSGQNAWLSYKLQKATDRALFEVGLQNGEIRTIRQVSDKDAVKQRLTVIVEDNGQPSRSATVIVNVAVADSFPEVLSEFTDFPHDKEYNDNLTFYLVLALAVVSFLFITCLVVIISVKIYRWRQSRILYHSNLPVIPYYPPRYSDTLGTGTLQHVYNYEVCRTTDSRKSDCKFGRAGSQNVLIMDPSSTGTMQRIQSEKSILDEPDSPLESIP
- the LOC121188185 gene encoding protocadherin gamma-A11-like produces the protein MVGGQIRYSIPEEMKKGSVIGNVAQDLGLDLKRLRSGRARIVTGENVHYTELKTDKGILVVNERIDREELCGDVTPCSFSFEVILENPIELHRITVEVLDINDHAPVFPNKDKPISFEISESAVVGVQFPLQSAEDLDVGQNALQDYVLSPNDNFILKQHANPDGSKYVEMVLQKPLDREQRPHLSLKLIAVDGGTPQRSGTVNIEVTVLDANDNIPVFNQSVYKASVMENTVRGTNVITVNATDADSGSNGLIIYSLSKMKGGAADIFSIDENTGTISVSGQIDYEKDRKYEMRVEAKDHGGLIGTSKVIFDVIDVNDNAPVINIMSFSNPVSEDARPGTTIAVLNVKDADSEKNGQIKCSIDGKLPFKIESSLTNYYNLVSDQHFDRESISEYNITITATDFGSPPLSSSAKLHLKISDVNDNAPLFDKSSYSAYITENNSPGFSIFAVSARDSDWNQNARISYLLEDTQVSGSPVSTYVSLNSETGVLSAVRSFDYEQIKELQLVVKAQDGGSPPLSSNVTVKILIQDQNDNPPQVLYPVQTGGSVVAEMVPRSADVGYLVTKVVAVDVDSGQNAWLSYKLQKATDRALFEVGLQNGEIRTIRQVSDKDAVKQRLTVIVEDNGQPSRSATVIVNVAVADSFPEVLSEFTDFPHDKEYNDNLTFYLVLALAVVSFLFITCLVVIISVKIYRWRQSRILYHSNLPVIPYYPPRYSDTLGTGTLQHVYNYEVCRTTDSRKSDCKFGRAGSQNVLIMDPSSTGTMQRIQSEKSILDEPDSPLEVS